In one window of Psychrobacter sp. P2G3 DNA:
- a CDS encoding DUF6789 family protein translates to MNKYMSGIIAGFIATVVMTILLMLKSMMGLMPDLDIIAMLASMMGDSLVLAWLAHFMIGSIGYGLAMAVVAGADRSKNFTLIGAVIGAAGWLMMMIALMPMMGNRLFGLAMPSGIMIPIATLVLHLIFGVVLGKAYAKLVFKH, encoded by the coding sequence ATGAATAAATATATGTCAGGAATTATTGCAGGCTTCATTGCCACCGTCGTTATGACTATTTTACTAATGCTAAAAAGCATGATGGGTCTGATGCCTGATTTAGACATCATAGCTATGCTCGCATCAATGATGGGTGACAGTCTAGTATTGGCATGGCTCGCTCACTTTATGATTGGTTCTATCGGCTATGGTCTAGCAATGGCAGTAGTGGCTGGTGCGGATAGGAGTAAGAATTTTACGCTGATTGGTGCGGTTATAGGTGCTGCTGGTTGGCTTATGATGATGATTGCTCTTATGCCGATGATGGGTAATCGCCTATTTGGTCTAGCTATGCCAAGCGGTATCATGATTCCTATCGCAACCTTAGTGCTCCATTTAATCTTTGGTGTGGTATTAGGTAAGGCTTATGCCAAGCTCGTTTTTAAACATTGA